CGTTGTAGCCGACGCCCACCACGCGGTTGAAATGATCCAGCAGGCAGGCGCCCACCTGCACCTTGCTGTCGGCGCTGCGGGTCGCCCACAGCCGCGCCGTCGCGACGCCAAGTTCGTCAAAGCTGGGTCGATGTGCCATACCCACAACCTAATGGCGCTCCGCCTCCAGCCCGGTCAGGAACCACCTGTCTCTCCTGGATGTCGCAAGAGCCAGGCCGCCCTCACAGGAGGGTGCCCTGGTGATATTCCACGACCCAGCGGGAAGGGGTGCGCCGCCAGATGGTTGCGCGGCGGCTGCGCCGTCCTTCCTGGTCGAGTTCGTAGGTGGCAAGCCAGAGGCCGTCGCTGAGCTGTCGGGCCTGGAAATCGTGGATGACCCAGACGTCCTCATGCGGTCGGGAGTACCGGTCGACCAGCGCCTCGATGACAAAGTCCCGCGTGTAGACGCGCCCGCTGGCCCCAACCTCCCAGAAGCCGGGGGCGGTCATGTTCTCGAACACCTCACGGCCTGCACCCAGCTCCTCATGGTGGAAAACCGGCTCAAGTGCCAGGAGCTGCTCAGTGACCTGATGGTCGCAGCTCATACCCCAGACGTCCCCATGACCGGCACGGCCGGGGCTATGCGGGCGCTGCCGATGCCACGATTCGCCTTACCGAGCCGGAACCGGACCCTTCCTTTCAGCACCGTGCCGGAAACGGCCTGCCCGCCGATCAATGGCTCACCGGGAAAGAGTGTGAAGGTCCACTTCTCGTTGTAGTCGCTGTCGGGGATGAGCCCGGCCGGGGCCTGAAGCAGGCGGGCGCCCCACAGCTGACGCGTCATAGCAGCGCGGGTGTCGAAGCCATCGACGGTGAAGACGTCGGGTGACGCGCTGGTGACATCGTCGTAGCTGCCCGCCGCCATCCCGTACGCGCCCACCACCGACACGAAGGGCGTCCATGGCTGGGCTGGGCCGGTCAGGTCTGCTCCGTCCGCGAGCGCCGGGTCAAAGAAATCCTCTCCGAGCCCCGCGTGCTGACTCGCTCGCACGTCGGCGGGGATGCTGCTTCGCGTGTCCAGGTGACGTGGTGAGGGCACCATCAAGAGCCCGTACTCCACCGAGCCTGCGAACCGGAAATCGCTGAACCGCTCCCGCAGCAGCGACACCCCGCGTTGCGCGGCACGCCACTGCTCATCCGACAGGACCTCGGTGAGGAATGTGAGCGGTGACGGCAGCCCGGCATCCTCCAGCAACTCCCGGATGCGGGGGTTTGCCACCCAACCGGACTCCCGAATCCGAGCCAGCTCGTCGCCGCGGAATGTTGACACCACATCACGTTAACAACAGACTAGGCCGGCCGCACAGCAACAGCCCCGGTCCGGAGCTGTCACACCTCGTTCTGCAAGGCCTCCGGGATGGGCCGCGCCCAGGTCTCCCGGAGTTTCACCAACGGCATGCTCAGCAGCCCCACAACGGTGGCCTCCAACGGCTCGACGACTTCACCCAGCCTGGTCAGCGGCACGACGTTGTCGCGGCACAGCGACTTCAGCCGTTCCACCGACGACTCCGGCATGGTTACCACAGCCCGGGCGGCCGACTCGCTGAACAGCTGCGTCGCCGGGTCCTCTCCTGGCAGCGTGACGGTGAATCCGAACCCGCCCTGCAGGGCCGATTCTGTCAGGGCCACGGCGAGGCCGCCCTCGCTGAGGTCGTGGGCGGAGTGCAGCAGCCGCTCCAGGGCCGCGTCCCGGATCACCCTTGCCAGCCCGGCCTCCGCCCGGAGATCCACCTGCGGCGGGGTGCCACCGAGGTGCCCGTTGTGCACGGCATCCGCCCAGACCGATCCCGACAGCTCCTCCCTGGTGGTTCCCAGCAGCCAGATCCCGTCTCCGGCCTTCGCGAAGCCCGACCGCAGCCGCTTGGACACGTCGTCGATCACGCCGAGCACGCCGACGGTCGGGGTGGGCAGGATCGGGGTGCCGCCGGTCTGGTTGTAGAGGGAGACGTTCCCTCCCGTGACAGGGATGCCGAGTTCCTTGCACGCATCGACCAGGCCGAGGATGGTCTCGACGAAGCTCCACATCACCTCGGGATCCTCGGGGGAGCCGAAGTTGAGGCAGTCGGTGACAGCCACCGGTTCTGCGCCTGTCACCGCGACATTCCGGTACGCCTCGGCCAGTGAGTGCTGGGCACCAAGATAGGGGTTGAGGAAGGTGAATCGTGAGTTCGCATCGAGCGCCAGCGCGATCCCCAGCCCCGTCTCCTCATCGATCCGCAGCATCCCCGCGTCCTCGGGCTGCGCCAGGACGGAGTTCCCCCTCACATAACGATCGTATTGGTTGGTGATCCAGGACTTGTCGGCGATGTTGCCGTGCGCCAGCACCTTCAGCCACGCGTCCCGCAGACCTTCTGGGGAGTTGTCGCGGGGCAGGCTTTCGGCGCGATTGTCATTGACCTGGTCAAGCCAGGCAGGACGATGGTATGGGCGATCGTAGGTCGGCCCCTCGTGGGCCACAGTCCGCGGGTCCACGTCCACGATGCAGTGGCCGTGCCAATGGATGATGAGCCGCTCACCGTCGGTGACCTCGCCGATGACGGTGGCCGCTACATCCCACTTGCGGCAGATCTCCATGAAACGCTCCACGTTCCTGGGCTCCACCACGGCCATCATGCGTTCCTGCGACTCGCTCATCAGGATCTCCTCAGGAGCGAGGTTCGGGTCGCGCAGCGGGACGAGGTCGAGGTTGACCGACATGCCGCTGTTGCCTGCGGAGGCCAGCTCGGAGGTGGCGCAGGAGATGCCCGCGGCCCCGAAGTCCTGGATGCCGTTGATGATGCCCG
The sequence above is drawn from the Arachnia rubra genome and encodes:
- a CDS encoding nuclear transport factor 2 family protein, with translation MSCDHQVTEQLLALEPVFHHEELGAGREVFENMTAPGFWEVGASGRVYTRDFVIEALVDRYSRPHEDVWVIHDFQARQLSDGLWLATYELDQEGRRSRRATIWRRTPSRWVVEYHQGTLL
- the purL gene encoding phosphoribosylformylglycinamidine synthase subunit PurL, producing the protein MVDTVAHALETPDLEQPYAALGVKDEEYDRIRKILGRRPTSAELAMYSVMWSEHCSYKSSKAHLRKFGELTQDTPRGPLLAGIGENAGVVDIGQGYAVTFKAESHNHPSFVEPYQGAATGVGGIVRDILAMGARPIGVMDSLRFGPLDAPDTHRVLPGVVAGVGGYGNCLGLPNIGGEVQFHTTYLGNPLVNALCVGVLRHEDLHRAHASGVGNRVILFGAATGGDGIGGASILASETFDETGPAKRPSVQVGDPFMEKLLIECTLELFKAGIINGIQDFGAAGISCATSELASAGNSGMSVNLDLVPLRDPNLAPEEILMSESQERMMAVVEPRNVERFMEICRKWDVAATVIGEVTDGERLIIHWHGHCIVDVDPRTVAHEGPTYDRPYHRPAWLDQVNDNRAESLPRDNSPEGLRDAWLKVLAHGNIADKSWITNQYDRYVRGNSVLAQPEDAGMLRIDEETGLGIALALDANSRFTFLNPYLGAQHSLAEAYRNVAVTGAEPVAVTDCLNFGSPEDPEVMWSFVETILGLVDACKELGIPVTGGNVSLYNQTGGTPILPTPTVGVLGVIDDVSKRLRSGFAKAGDGIWLLGTTREELSGSVWADAVHNGHLGGTPPQVDLRAEAGLARVIRDAALERLLHSAHDLSEGGLAVALTESALQGGFGFTVTLPGEDPATQLFSESAARAVVTMPESSVERLKSLCRDNVVPLTRLGEVVEPLEATVVGLLSMPLVKLRETWARPIPEALQNEV